A single genomic interval of Acidobacteriota bacterium harbors:
- a CDS encoding ADOP family duplicated permease, which produces MTRRLGALLPEKYRREVFEPVCSDWRMAHLKARKAGRGSRRFGLVFGSGLVLLFLHCLWISLRQESASRKGSAKMRWILQDIRLSGRGLMRNPGFALAVVAVLALGIGANSAIFTFLDQVVFRPLPFPDPSRVLMLSTFNPRQGSEREEVSIPDLIDWRERNRSFSSLVGYTAWGLVLSGDHEPEDIATVATQAGLFEALGVSPLHGRTILESDEPTRAVILSHRLWQRRFNGDPSVVGRTARMDGQPYLVLGVMKPDFAFPTPAVEAWVPLHVEAREQSRRSRWIQVIGRLKEGATLEQARQEFNALAAALGQEHPDTNKDWQIALEPLPQVVAAQARSALWMLQGAVILVLLIACVNAGALLLARCHLRRREIAIRRALGAGRARIFLSALTENFLLCLGGAALGVAAAALGVRVLASMMPATLQSYDFYKASAAAFPLLKQAGLDWRAVVLALGLSLATAAALALLASGFTRGAWSQRLREGGGTDVGHRSHRARRLLVALQVALALLPLAGAALLSRKFVEQLQVDPGFEVDNLLTFEVGMGHLEKASDRAAFVRRVRDEVASIAGVEAAGYTTVLPFTGVDWRAGFHILDRDPAAQDTDPTALVHRLHPEYFRALGIALQRGRLFDSRDHSASPLVALINEAAARRYWGNDDPLGEKIYFRSPQQSLQIIGVMASIRSSGLSHEPVPEIYLLFDQSPAHYFRMAVRTPLGPGQVMPAVKERIWAEDAELPVTEVSSMQEILDRTMAPQRFTLTIMGLFAAAALLLSATGTYAAIAYLVAQRRREMSVRMALGAGRGQLMSLVIRTGMRPALAGSALGLVGAAALWTFLERVMGGFSLADLTALAAAVLLLLAAALCACWLPARRASSVDPASVIRSS; this is translated from the coding sequence GTGACGCGAAGACTGGGCGCGCTGCTGCCCGAGAAGTACCGCCGCGAGGTCTTCGAACCCGTCTGCTCAGACTGGCGCATGGCCCATCTCAAAGCCAGGAAGGCAGGGCGCGGAAGCAGGCGTTTCGGACTGGTGTTCGGGTCCGGGCTGGTGCTGCTCTTCCTTCACTGCCTGTGGATCTCCTTGAGGCAGGAATCGGCATCCCGGAAAGGATCGGCCAAGATGAGATGGATTCTTCAAGACATACGCCTGTCGGGGCGCGGCTTGATGCGCAACCCCGGATTCGCACTGGCCGTGGTGGCCGTCCTGGCCCTGGGCATCGGAGCCAACAGCGCCATCTTCACTTTTCTCGATCAGGTCGTCTTCAGGCCGCTGCCTTTTCCCGATCCCTCGCGGGTCTTAATGCTGTCGACCTTCAATCCGCGCCAGGGGAGCGAGCGCGAAGAGGTCTCCATACCCGACCTGATCGACTGGCGCGAGCGCAACCGCTCCTTTTCGTCGCTGGTGGGCTATACCGCCTGGGGACTGGTCTTGAGCGGCGACCACGAGCCGGAAGACATCGCCACGGTGGCCACCCAGGCCGGACTCTTCGAGGCTCTGGGCGTGAGTCCTCTGCACGGACGGACCATCCTCGAGTCGGACGAACCCACCCGTGCCGTCATCCTCAGCCATCGCCTCTGGCAGAGGCGATTCAACGGCGACCCTTCGGTGGTGGGACGCACCGCCCGCATGGACGGCCAGCCTTACCTGGTGCTGGGCGTCATGAAGCCCGACTTCGCCTTTCCCACCCCCGCCGTGGAGGCCTGGGTGCCCCTGCACGTGGAGGCTCGGGAGCAATCCCGCCGCTCGCGCTGGATACAGGTTATCGGACGGCTCAAGGAGGGAGCGACCCTGGAGCAGGCGCGCCAGGAGTTCAACGCGCTGGCGGCGGCATTGGGCCAGGAGCATCCCGACACCAACAAGGATTGGCAGATCGCATTGGAACCGCTTCCTCAAGTGGTAGCGGCCCAGGCCCGCTCGGCCCTGTGGATGCTGCAAGGAGCCGTCATCCTGGTCTTGCTCATCGCCTGCGTCAACGCCGGCGCCCTGTTGCTGGCGCGCTGTCACCTGAGGCGCCGCGAGATCGCCATCCGCAGAGCGCTCGGGGCCGGACGCGCACGCATCTTCCTGTCGGCCTTGACCGAGAACTTTCTGCTCTGCCTGGGAGGCGCGGCGCTGGGAGTGGCAGCGGCGGCGCTGGGAGTCCGCGTGTTGGCGTCAATGATGCCGGCCACTTTGCAGTCCTACGACTTCTACAAGGCCTCCGCGGCCGCCTTCCCCCTGCTCAAGCAGGCAGGACTGGACTGGAGAGCGGTGGTCCTGGCACTGGGGCTCAGCTTGGCGACGGCCGCAGCGCTGGCGCTGCTCGCATCGGGCTTCACCAGAGGAGCCTGGTCGCAGCGGCTGCGGGAGGGAGGGGGCACCGACGTGGGCCACCGCTCACACCGCGCGCGCCGCCTGCTGGTGGCGCTTCAGGTGGCGCTGGCCCTGCTCCCCCTGGCCGGAGCCGCTCTCCTTTCCCGCAAGTTCGTGGAGCAGCTTCAGGTGGACCCCGGTTTCGAAGTCGACAACCTGCTCACCTTCGAGGTGGGGATGGGACACCTGGAAAAGGCCTCTGACCGGGCGGCCTTCGTGCGCCGGGTGCGGGACGAAGTGGCTTCAATCGCGGGGGTGGAGGCTGCCGGATACACCACCGTACTGCCTTTCACAGGCGTCGACTGGCGGGCCGGCTTTCACATCCTGGACCGCGATCCCGCCGCTCAAGACACCGACCCCACGGCCCTCGTCCACCGGCTTCACCCCGAGTACTTCCGCGCCTTGGGAATCGCCTTGCAGCGGGGACGCCTTTTCGATTCCCGCGACCACTCGGCCAGTCCGCTGGTGGCCCTGATCAATGAAGCCGCGGCCCGCCGCTACTGGGGGAATGACGACCCGCTGGGCGAAAAGATCTACTTCCGCTCGCCCCAGCAGAGCTTGCAGATCATCGGCGTGATGGCTTCCATCCGCTCCTCCGGGCTGAGCCACGAGCCGGTGCCCGAAATCTACCTGCTCTTCGACCAGAGTCCCGCCCACTACTTCCGCATGGCGGTCCGTACCCCACTTGGGCCCGGCCAGGTCATGCCCGCCGTCAAGGAGAGGATCTGGGCCGAGGACGCCGAATTGCCCGTCACCGAGGTGTCCAGCATGCAGGAGATCCTCGACCGGACCATGGCTCCGCAGCGTTTTACGCTGACCATCATGGGACTCTTCGCGGCGGCGGCGCTTCTGCTCTCCGCCACCGGAACCTACGCCGCCATCGCCTACCTGGTGGCGCAGCGCCGCAGGGAGATGAGCGTACGCATGGCGCTGGGCGCGGGACGCGGACAACTGATGTCGCTGGTGATCCGCACCGGGATGCGGCCGGCCCTGGCGGGGTCGGCGCTGGGACTGGTCGGTGCCGCCGCTCTTTGGACCTTCCTGGAACGCGTGATGGGCGGGTTCTCGTTGGCCGACCTGACGGCCCTGGCCGCTGCCGTCTTGCTGCTTTTGGCTGCTGCCCTGTGCGCTTGTTGGCTGCCCGCCCGACGGGCCTCGTCGGTCGATCCCGCTTCAGTGATCAGATCCTCTTGA
- a CDS encoding PadR family transcriptional regulator, with amino-acid sequence MQIPDITHLQFKVLCQLAGRERCGAEVREQLRQVGVRQTGPAFYQMMSRMEKAGWVEGWYEQAEIEGQVVKTRRYRLTEPGAKALRQTREFYLESLRRLEENEGLAGA; translated from the coding sequence ATGCAGATACCAGACATCACACACCTGCAATTCAAGGTCTTGTGCCAGTTAGCGGGACGGGAGCGTTGCGGCGCCGAGGTGCGGGAGCAGCTTCGCCAAGTAGGGGTGCGTCAGACGGGTCCCGCCTTCTACCAGATGATGTCGCGCATGGAGAAGGCCGGATGGGTGGAGGGCTGGTACGAGCAGGCTGAAATCGAGGGCCAAGTGGTCAAGACGCGCCGCTACCGCCTCACCGAGCCCGGCGCCAAGGCTCTTCGCCAGACCCGCGAGTTCTACCTGGAAAGCCTGCGCAGGCTGGAGGAAAACGAGGGGTTGGCCGGTGCTTGA